A DNA window from Eretmochelys imbricata isolate rEreImb1 chromosome 3, rEreImb1.hap1, whole genome shotgun sequence contains the following coding sequences:
- the FOXA2 gene encoding hepatocyte nuclear factor 3-beta: protein MHSASSMLGAVKMEGHEHSDWSGYYAEPESYSSVSSMNAGLGMNSYMGMSAMSSGPANMSGAGSMNMSYASTGMSPSLAGMSPGPGAMAGMGSGMGAHLSPSLSPMGAQAGSINALAPYPNMNSMSPMYGQGTLNRSRDPKTYRRSYTHAKPPYSYISLITMAIQQSPNKMLTLSEIYQWIMDLFPFYRQNQQRWQNSIRHSLSFNDCFLKVPRSPDKPGKGSFWTLHPDSGNMFENGCYLRRQKRFKCEKSKEGGGGGGGGGGGGGEEAAPPAAPPAGPESPHPGASPCREHKRALAELKGTPPQQAPSPAQHLLAPHHLAHEAHLKPEHHYAFNHPFSINNLMSSSEQPPPPHHHHPHHHPHHHKMDLKAYEQVMHYSGYGSPMPGSLAMGPVTNKSGLEASPLAGDTSYYQGVYSRPIMNSS from the exons ATGCACTCTGCTTCCAGTATGCTCGGAGCCGTGAAAATGGAAGGCCACGAGCACTCGGACTGGAGCGGCTACTACGCGGAGCCCGAG AGCTATTCCTCCGTGAGCAGCATGAACGCGGGCCTGGGCATGAACAGCTACATGGGCATGTCGGCCATGAGCAGCGGCCCGGCCAACATGAGCGGGGCCGGCTCCATGAACATGTCCTACGCCAGCACCGGGATGAGCCCGTCCTTGGCCGGCATGTCTCCCGGCCCGGGGGCCATGGCCGGCATGGGCAGCGGCATGGGGGCCCACCtgagccccagcctgagccccatgggcGCCCAGGCCGGCTCCATAAACGCCCTGGCCCCCTACCCCAACATGAACTCCATGAGCCCCATGTACGGCCAAGGCACCCTCAACCGCTCGCGGGACCCCAAGACCTACCGGCGGAGCTACACCCACGCCAAGCCCCCCTACTCCTACATCTCGCTCATCACCATGGCCATCCAGCAGTCGCCCAACAAGATGCTGACGCTGAGCGAGATCTACCAGTGGATCATGGACCTGTTCCCCTTCTACCGGCAGAACCAGCAGCGCTGGCAAAATTCCATCCGCCACTCGCTCTCCTTCAACGACTGCTTCCTCAAGGTGCCCCGCTCCCCGGACAAGCCCGGCAAGGGCTCCTTCTGGACCCTGCACCCGGACTCGGGCAACATGTTCGAGAACGGCTGCTACCTGCGCCGCCAGAAGCGCTTCAAGTGCGAGAAGAGCAaggaaggggggggaggaggaggaggaggaggaggaggggggggggaagaagcagcccccccagcagcccccccagc TGGGCCCGAGTCCCCCCACCCCGGCGCCTCGCCCTGCCGCGAGCACAAGCGGGCCCTGGCCGAGCTCAAAGGGACCCCCCCGCAGCAGGCCCCTTCGCCGGCCCAGCACCTGCTCGCCCCCCACCACCTGGCCCACGAGGCCCACCTCAAGCCCGAGCACCACTACGCCTtcaaccaccccttctccatcAACAACCTGATGTCCTCCTCCGAGCAGCCgccgcccccccaccaccatcacccCCACCATCACCCCCACCACCACAAAATGGACCTCAAGGCCTACGAACAGGTGATGCATTACTCCGGCTACGGCTCCCCCATGCCCGGCAGCCTGGCCATGGGCCCGGTCACGAACAAAAGTGGCTTAGAAGCCTCCCCGCTGGCCGGAGACACCTCTTATTACCAAGGTGTGTATTCCCGGCCCATCATGAACTCTTCCTAA